The nucleotide sequence AAAGTGACCACTGTCTGCGGCGGCTATCATCCAACGTTGAGATTTTTCGATATCAAATTCAACATGTCGCTTATCCAGCAGTTCTCTTGCGAGTCGGTATTGAGCGTGAACAAATCCGCCTTGGGCTGCAAGCAGGATCCAGTTCAACCCTTTTTCTCGGTTAGCTTGGGTATATTCACCTCTTAATAAGCTCGAACCGAGTCGATATTGTGAGTTGGAGTAACCATTACTGGCAGAGGAGAGCAGCAGTTGAGAACCTGCGTTTTCATCACTCCAATGAAACTTCAGTAGACGTGTGGCGTTGTGTTCATCGGCAACCATCCAGTTAGCAATATAATATTGAACGATAGCATTGCCTTGTTCCGCACTTTCAATCAGCTGACTGATTTTCTTTTGATATTCTCGTTTTTGACTGGCAAAGCTTTCTTTGTAGCGCTTGCCTTTAAAGGTGGTGAAGTGATAAATCAGCGAACGATTACGGTAAGTTTGCGTTTTACCGTTGACGATATAGGGCTCATAACGCCAGCGGCGTACAGCGTTGTAAATTGCGCGGTTAAACGTGTTGTCAGGGAAAGCGTCTAAAATCTCGACATCTTTTACGGCGCCGGATTCATCAATATCAAAATCTAACCAGACCCAGCCCTCTTGCCCTTTTTCATAGGCTTCTTGTGGATATTTTGCATCAAGGGTATAGATGCGTTTTGGCTGTTGATCATTGGTATATTGTTCAGGACTGAATACAGGTTGCAGATCACGGCTAAAGATTGAATAGCCAAAATTCTGGTTTAATGTTTGGTAGTGGCTTTCTAAGCTTGTTGGATCGTTAACTTCCACCTCTATGAGTCTTGCAGCTGAGCGCGCCTCTTCGACACCAAAGTCAGCAGCAAGAAGAAACCATGAATGTGCTGAAGTTAAACTTTTTCCGACCCCTTGGCCGTGAAGGTACATGACGCCAATATTAAATATTGCGTCTTGGTTGCCCAATTTGGCCAGTCGTTGAAATTCTTGGTAGGCGGAGAGGTAGTTACCTTTATTGTACTCAAGTGTTGCCGACAACAAGTCCGCTCTGGGGGTTGAAGAGAATATCAGCGATAAAAAAATAATAATCGAGAGATAAAATTTCATCGTTGTCGTAAGGTTATCGACTAATCATTGGAGCCATTGAGGTTTAGACCTGTTTATTGCTGTTATAGCTCTAAGAATGTTAACAAAGTAGTTGTTTTATGTTTACTATTCTACTGTGTTTAATTAGCTAATGCTTGATTAATTGTATTTAAACTCGGCGTTATTGGCCTTTTTATGGATATAGCAGAATAAAAAAGAGCCACGGGTTTTAGACATGACGCTAAAACCCGTGTAACCAAGGATGTGTGGAAGGGAAGTCCACTCCTGGGTGTTTGGTTACCCCTTTAAATATCTAAAGGGGATAAAAGGTTTGTGCTAGAAATTAAAACGTACTCCAGTGACGAAACGTCTGCCATCGGCGTAGAGACCGGTTAGGGCTTGCTCTACTCCTTTTTGTTGATAACTAAAGGTTTGTTCATCAGTTAAGTTAATTGCTTCGAGGACAAGGGTGATATTCTCGGTGATTTGATAGCTGATATTGGCATCGAGTTGACCGTAATCATCAATGTAACCAGGCCAGCCTAACCCTGTGTCGTATCCTGTGCGGTAGTTGTAAGATATCCGGCCACTAAAGCTTTCATGTTCATAATAAGAGCTTAAATTAACCGTGTGTTCTGAGTTGCCGGGGATGGTGACATCATTGCCTGCTTCATCTTTTGCTTCGCCATCAACAAACGTGTAGTTAGCTGAGATACCAAAATCCTCGAAAAACTCCTGCTGATAACCTAGCTCTAAGCCCATGATTGTGCCACCGTTACCATTGACTGGGCGATTAACTAAGATCTCTGTGTTTTCATGGATCTCAAGTTTGCCTTTCTGCTCAATAAAGGATTGGATATCTTTGTGAAATAACATGGCCGAGACGATGCCAGCTTCACTGAAGTACCATTCAAGTCCTAGGTCAAACTGAGTAGCAAGGTAAGGATCAATGTCAGGGTTTCCGCCAACACCTGTTTTTGTTTCTATGTTGTATGAGGTTGATGAGGTGATATCCACATAGTTTGGACGAGCCATGACTCTAGATGCACTCATTCTTAAGACAAGATCGTCATCGAGATCGACGGCTAAGTTTAAACTTGGCAGAATTTCCAGATAATCTTTGTCTTGAGTGGTCCATACGCCTTGTCCCTCTTCACCAACAAAGGCTGAGGAAGATTGGTTAGTTTGGACTATGCGTATTCCCACATTACCTCTTAAGTATTCAACATCAATGTCGGCTTTGATATAAGCCGCATAAATCTTCTCACCTATATCAAAAGTACTTGCTTCTAAGGTGCGATAATTCCAATTTAATGCATCACCTTCACTGCGAACCTTGTTTGCGTCTGTAATGGCGTAATCTTTTAATGTACCGCTTGAACCTTGATGTTCAAGAAAATCTGATGGCATAGGTAATGAATAATTCGCTAAATTCCAGCCTAAATCGGTGCGTGCATTTGTAGTCTCTTTGGTATTGAAACGTGAATGGTCACGATACTTTGCCCCAAATTTTATTTTATTGAATATGGCAAGATCGATGTCACGCTCAAAATCGGCTTGAATATAGAACTCATCATCTTTTGCGTGGTTTCTGTCGTAGCGAAGGAAACTAAGATCCCACTTTTTACCATCGGCAGGGTTCGCGCCATAATGCGTTTTGACATCCCGTGTTGAAGAGGTGTCGAAGCTATTAACATAGTTTCCTCCCCAACCAACACTTCGGTCAGCTTGAGAACCACCTGTACCTTCGGTATAACCTAAATGAACGCTTGAGCTCCAAATATCACCAATATGATCCACTTTTAAATCGTAAGACTTGGTTTTTAGCTTAGAGTTTCTGATTTTAGTTTCATCTAAGATATTATCGCCAGTGGGTGATAATCCTAAAGTTCCACCAGTGAGCATGGTGCCCACTTCTGGGTGTTCGATAAGGTTGACTGAGGTGTATTGGGAACCACCGTAACCTGGGAGCCAAAGGAAATTTTGGTTCACATTATCAGCTTCAAGAGTCGAATCTAGTGCATTGAATGTCATATCTAAGTTTGATGTCGGGCGATACTGTAAGCTGAGGTTTACACCCGTTCGTACTCGCTCTTGTTGGAACATGGCTGAGCCACCACCGCCTGGACTGTAGACATCTTTATGTACTGTGCCATCTTCTAGGGTGATATCTCTATCTGTCCAACTCCATGCTTCGATCCCATCGCGTCTTAGATTACGTTTTTGTCTGACAACAGAGATAAGAGCACCGAATGTTTCATCTTCATTTTTCCAGCTATACATGCCGGACAGTTGTGGGTCTGTCTCACCAGATATCTCACTATATTGGGCGAGTGCTGAGCCAGCAAACCTATTTGATTCAAGCTCAAGAGGCTTGCGGGTTCTGACGATAACAGTACCACCGATAGACCCTTCATCAATATCAGCCTCAGGAGATTTATATACTTCTAAACCGGATACGATCTCAGACGGTAACATTGTGTAGTTAAATCCACGGTTGGCAGGAGAGTTGGTCCACCAGTCTGCTGAGCCAACGGCTTGGCCGTTTAACAGGGTTCTGTTTTGGCTCTCTGTTGTCCCTCGTATGCTGACACGTTCGCCTTCACCAAAATTACGTGTGATTGATACTCCGGTAACCCGTTGTAGAGATTCTGCGACGTTTTGATCTGGAAACTTGCCAATATCTTCTGAGGTGACGGCATCGACGACTGAATTTGAGTAGCGTTTAGTGTTAAGAGATTTAACGACACTGCCTCTAATCCCTCTAACCTGAATGGTTTCGACTTCGTCGGTATTGATGCTTGGTGTCGTTTCGCTTTCTTCAACAGCAAAACTGGTCATTGGCATAACAACAGCACCAACAACAATGGCATGTTTAATCGCTGTGCCTAATCGGGTTTTCTTGTGGATCTTCATTGTGTACTCCATGTTCTTATCATTTTTCTCATGTACAAATTAGCGTTCGGAGCAGATCATTCTATTAAAATGGTCTACCCAATTTATTACTTGT is from Shewanella sp. MTB7 and encodes:
- a CDS encoding TonB family protein, yielding MKFYLSIIIFLSLIFSSTPRADLLSATLEYNKGNYLSAYQEFQRLAKLGNQDAIFNIGVMYLHGQGVGKSLTSAHSWFLLAADFGVEEARSAARLIEVEVNDPTSLESHYQTLNQNFGYSIFSRDLQPVFSPEQYTNDQQPKRIYTLDAKYPQEAYEKGQEGWVWLDFDIDESGAVKDVEILDAFPDNTFNRAIYNAVRRWRYEPYIVNGKTQTYRNRSLIYHFTTFKGKRYKESFASQKREYQKKISQLIESAEQGNAIVQYYIANWMVADEHNATRLLKFHWSDENAGSQLLLSSASNGYSNSQYRLGSSLLRGEYTQANREKGLNWILLAAQGGFVHAQYRLARELLDKRHVEFDIEKSQRWMIAAADSGHFRAIRDMVVQSVDNKSFTAALKYLKLGLIQDDSHPDLLLAQAKILKHQGQTSLATKNAKQALKEAKSRGWYTQEISQYLQGLK
- a CDS encoding TonB-dependent receptor gives rise to the protein MTSFAVEESETTPSINTDEVETIQVRGIRGSVVKSLNTKRYSNSVVDAVTSEDIGKFPDQNVAESLQRVTGVSITRNFGEGERVSIRGTTESQNRTLLNGQAVGSADWWTNSPANRGFNYTMLPSEIVSGLEVYKSPEADIDEGSIGGTVIVRTRKPLELESNRFAGSALAQYSEISGETDPQLSGMYSWKNEDETFGALISVVRQKRNLRRDGIEAWSWTDRDITLEDGTVHKDVYSPGGGGSAMFQQERVRTGVNLSLQYRPTSNLDMTFNALDSTLEADNVNQNFLWLPGYGGSQYTSVNLIEHPEVGTMLTGGTLGLSPTGDNILDETKIRNSKLKTKSYDLKVDHIGDIWSSSVHLGYTEGTGGSQADRSVGWGGNYVNSFDTSSTRDVKTHYGANPADGKKWDLSFLRYDRNHAKDDEFYIQADFERDIDLAIFNKIKFGAKYRDHSRFNTKETTNARTDLGWNLANYSLPMPSDFLEHQGSSGTLKDYAITDANKVRSEGDALNWNYRTLEASTFDIGEKIYAAYIKADIDVEYLRGNVGIRIVQTNQSSSAFVGEEGQGVWTTQDKDYLEILPSLNLAVDLDDDLVLRMSASRVMARPNYVDITSSTSYNIETKTGVGGNPDIDPYLATQFDLGLEWYFSEAGIVSAMLFHKDIQSFIEQKGKLEIHENTEILVNRPVNGNGGTIMGLELGYQQEFFEDFGISANYTFVDGEAKDEAGNDVTIPGNSEHTVNLSSYYEHESFSGRISYNYRTGYDTGLGWPGYIDDYGQLDANISYQITENITLVLEAINLTDEQTFSYQQKGVEQALTGLYADGRRFVTGVRFNF